The Cygnus atratus isolate AKBS03 ecotype Queensland, Australia chromosome 2, CAtr_DNAZoo_HiC_assembly, whole genome shotgun sequence genome window below encodes:
- the GASK1A gene encoding Golgi-associated kinase 1A, with protein MVFNVLVFYGSAAGSWCPAREVTACCLSCMRRAGHRLALGAMAQRPWRRTGLKHPPLVALGVLLALALLALTHLPPPPTGDHGWARSLRMAPAPISLSPAPRPRQDTATTLCGDKPPARGTRRRQGDSWRLRELGMPSPSPCVERPCWRGDPQRGNRLRLGRTSPPWLSDDDIQKMKLMAYGQVVSKTRVPAHGQVLRVRLHAEGDPQPTGPRGDCGDGRCGLIKRPGDLYEVVAFHLDRVLGLNRSLPAVARRFSSPILPYSYTNGATRPVIWWAPDVQHLEDTNNDQNSCALGWLQYQEMLRTHGRAPVVGDMPCKSIQHGEWGRLALFDFLLQVHDRLDRYCCGFEPDPSEPCVEEMLHEKCRNPAELVLVHILVRSSAPSRLVFIDNAGRPQQPEAKLNFRLLQGIDSFPETAVAVLRSGCLGRRLLESLYVDRDLWDSQGGAAGLRPLLRTLERRGQVLLRYLQEHNLTAVRDTPR; from the exons atggTTTTTAATGTTCTGGTTTTCTATGGAAGCGCTGCCGGGAGCTGGTGCCCAGCCCGGGAGGTGACCGCGTGCTGCCTCTCCTGCATGCGAAGAGCAGGACATCGGCTGGCACTGGGAGCCATG GCCCAGCGACCGTGGCGAAGGACGGGGCTGAAGCACCCTCCCTTGGTGGCCCTGGGGGTCCTGctggccctggccctgctggcgCTCACCCACCTGCCCCCACCACCAACCGGGGACCACGGCTGGGCCCGGTCCCTTCGCATGGCCCCAGCGCCCATATcactgtccccagccccccggccccggcaggACACAGCCACCACCCTGTGTGGGGACAAGCCACCCGCCCGGGGGACAAGGAGGCGTCAGGGGGACAGCtggcggctgcgggagctgggtATGCCGTCCCCTTCGCCTTGTGTGGAGCGGCCATGTTGGCGGGGAGACCCCCAACGTGGGAACAGGCTGCGTCTTGGCAGGACGTCCCCGCCGTGGCTCTCCGATGATGACATCCAGAAGATGAAGCTGATGGCCTATGGCCAGGTGGTCTCCAAAACCCGTGTGCCAGCCCACGGGCAGGTCCTGCGCGTCCGCCTGCACGCCGAGGGGGACCCCCAGCCCACCGGCCCCCGGGGGGACTGTGGGGATGGACGCTGCGGGCTCATCAAGCGCCCTGGGGACCTCTACGAGGTGGTGGCTTTCCACCTGGACAGGGTCTTGGGGCTGAACAGGAGCCTGCCCGCCGTGGCCCGCCGCTtctccagccccatcctgccctaTAGCTACACCAACGGTGCTACACGGCCCGTCATCTGGTGGGCACCCGATGTCCAGCACCTGGAGGACACCAACAATGACCAGAACTCCTGCGCCCTGGGGTGGCTGCAGTACCAGGAGATGCTGCGGACTCATGGCAGGGCCCCGGTGGTGGGGGACATGCCCTGCAAGAGCATCCAGCATGGCGAGTGGGGCCGCCTGGCGCTCTTTGACTTCCTCCTGCAG GTTCATGACCGCCTGGACCGATACTGCTGTGGGTTCGAGCCCGACCCCTCTGAGCCCTGCGTGGAGGAGATGCTCCACGAGAAGTGCCGGAACCCAGCTGAGCTGGTCCTGGTGCACATCCTG GTCCGGAGCAGCGCCCCGTCCCGCCTGGTGTTCATCGACAACGCAGGCCGGCCGCAGCAGCCAGAGGCAAAGCTCAACTTCAGGCTCCTGCAGGGCATAGACAG CTTCCCGGAGACGGCCGTGGCCGTGCTGAGGTCGGGCTGCTTGGGCCGCCGGCTGCTGGAGTCGCTGTACGTGGACCGGGACCTCTGGGACAGCCAGGGCGGCGCCGCGGGGCTGAGACCTCTGCTGCGGACCCTCGAGAGGCGGGGGCAGGTCCTGCTGCGGTACCTCCAGGAGCACAACCTGACGGCGGTGAGGGACACGCCGCGCTGA